The genomic stretch ACACATGCGCCCATCATTATTTCACTGTCAACAAGGTTTTTGTTGCACCCCAGTGAGACAAATCCAACCTTTATCAATTCTTGGCACTCCTTTTTTACACCAGATTGTTTTGAAGCATGGTAGCAAAAAGTGTATTTTTCATAAGCATAGCAACTGTCATTGGCCCAACACCACCGGGAACAGGTGTAATAAACGATGCCACTTTTTCTACAGTTTCAAAGTCAACATCACCAACAAGTTTCTGGGTAGCACCGTCTCTATTTATTCCAACGTCAATAACAACTGCTCCTTCTTTTACCATATCAGATGTAACAAACCTTGGCTTTCCAACTGCAGCAACAAGTATATCTGCCTGTTTGCAAATCTCTTTTAAATCTTTTGTATATGAATGACAAATGGTAACTGTTGCATTTTCTCTCAAAAGAAGCAAAGCCAAGGGCTTCCCAACAATATTGCTTCTTCCTATCACAACAGCATGTTTTCCTTTTATCTCTATATTTTCTCTTTTCAAAAGCTCAATAATCCCAAATGGCGTGCACGGTTTGATTGCTCTTTCAAATTCTATGCCAGTTGCAACCATTCCAACATTTAGCGGATGAAATCCATCAACATCCTTGTGTGGAAGGATTTTTGTGCAAATCCTTTTCTCATCAAGTCCATTTGGCAGCGGAAGTTGAACCAATATACCGTTTATTTTCTCATCCCTGTTCAGTCTGTCAATCAAGCTCTCAAGTTCATCTTGAGTTGTGTCTTTGCTAAGGGCAAACTCCACAGAATTTATTCCAACCTCGCTACATGCTTTTTTCTTGGAATTTACATAACTTCTGGATGCCGGGTCATCTCCAACAATCACAACAGCTAAGGTTGGCTCTATTCCCCTTTGTTTTAGTTTTTCAAGCTCAGTCTTTACTTCATTTTTT from Caldicellulosiruptor kronotskyensis 2002 encodes the following:
- the folD gene encoding bifunctional methylenetetrahydrofolate dehydrogenase/methenyltetrahydrofolate cyclohydrolase FolD → MSAKLIDGKKIAQEIKNEVKTELEKLKQRGIEPTLAVVIVGDDPASRSYVNSKKKACSEVGINSVEFALSKDTTQDELESLIDRLNRDEKINGILVQLPLPNGLDEKRICTKILPHKDVDGFHPLNVGMVATGIEFERAIKPCTPFGIIELLKRENIEIKGKHAVVIGRSNIVGKPLALLLLRENATVTICHSYTKDLKEICKQADILVAAVGKPRFVTSDMVKEGAVVIDVGINRDGATQKLVGDVDFETVEKVASFITPVPGGVGPMTVAMLMKNTLFATMLQNNLV